Genomic segment of Bos indicus x Bos taurus breed Angus x Brahman F1 hybrid chromosome 27, Bos_hybrid_MaternalHap_v2.0, whole genome shotgun sequence:
GTTTGGGAATTTGCTCTAAAGTGAATTTAGACTTGATACATACATGAAAATTAAAGTAGAATATGATATTTGATCATAAAACACCAGAGTACTCATCCAGGTCTctctcctggagatggtgatccAGTATGTCCAGGTGTGGCACTTGTGAATCCATATTGTTGACAAGTTAATGTGAGTGATTATTATCATTGGGCATTTGGGAAATACTGATTTAAATAGTGCAGTACTCCCTGGTAATATACcattgaacaaaacagacaaaaatcattGCCCTCTTCAAGCTTAAATTATGATTAAGAGAGAGATCATAAAAGTAAAGTGAGCATATGGCCCAGAAAATGTGAGCCTGGAGAAGGAGTCTCTTATGCCTTTGGTTGGTTATAGTTGCTAGAGAATGTCTCTTAGTGAGCATCTGGGCATGATGAGTGAGATTCTACTTGTTTAAAGTACATGTTTTTGTATAACAAGGACAGTAATATCTGTTGTGTAATTGAAAAAACTTGAATTGGGTTTATTCAGATATCCTTTCGAAAGAGTTTTTTGGCATAATTTTCCAGGGAATTTTGACTTAAGATTAATTGTTgcaattcctatttttaaatacttcatttgctagttttattacttttcaaaGGCAATATTCCTTTTGCCTTAgttttattaaaacttttataGAACTTTCTTTTGCTAAGTGGTAGAAATCAGTATTCTCACAATTTTCAAAGTAAATAGAAACATCCAGGGGCACTGCATGAAATACTTTCCATTCTTGGAAACATACCTTCATTTTGATCACTTTTTTGATTTAATATAGTATTTTGGATACCTGCGTGCTTGTGCTTATAGATATTAAAGAtggttttctttttggcttaagTAAAATCTTGAAAGATTGGCTTATGTTTAGATTTCCTGTCTTGATTTTGAAAAGTAATCTTCTAGGAGTAAAGCTGTTAGAAGGAGAAAGTAATGCTGCTCTAGCAGAGTCGTTCATTTTAAACAGCTTCCTGCTGATTGGAACTGTTTGAGAGGCTCATTGGTAGTGAGAGGAAGCAACTCCTCCTTCTTTAAGAGAGTGTGGTTTAACGCAGGCACAGCAGGAGTTTTCCCTTcaatctctttcccttctctctgctgaGAGCCTGGGAGACAGACACAGGCTTCACCCCTGTGGCTGCGGCTCTGTTTGGCAGCATTAAAATGGCTGCTGAGACTGAAAGTCCGGATAAGAACATGTCTGTTACTCTGTGGTGGTAGCTACGGTGAGTAGAGGAccctgtgttttttgttttgaaccCAGTTAAATTTACTTAATTTGTGAAAGGCTAATGAGATGGATAGTAAAGATTAAAGTCTCACCATTGGACTGTTTCACATGATAATTTGCTGTATGAACATTCTTCTAAAATTAGGTTGACCTTTGTATTTCAGTCACATTTACCttccatatatatgaaatgtTGGAACAAATGGACTCAGGCCCATTCTCTCTCGATATTTCTGGCACTGTAGTTGTAGATGTCAGTGGGAGAAACAGTTTGAAATACGGCACTTTTGAatgttgtctttctttttctcctgccaGGGAGGACATGTATGCCCAAGACTCTATAGAGCTGCTCACAACATCTGGTATCCAGTTTAAAAAACATGAGGAGGAAGGAATTGAGACCCAGTACTTTGCAGAACTTCTTATGACATCAGGAGTAGTCCTCTGTGAAGGGGTCAAATGGTTATCATTTCATAGGTAAAAGATTACATTGCAAATGGTATTTGTGTTACACCATTTTCTAGCTGCATCACACTTGACTTGGGTCATGGTGTCAGCATTTCGGGCTTAGTTCAGCAGAGAATTGGCTGCCATATAGCTCAGCAGGCTAATATTGGTCTCCTTAAAGGTTCATTTAATGATGTGGGGTCCATTTCAGTCTAAGGGAGATAGCACTGCATAGTGGAAAGAGTGTAGGCTGAAAAAACAGACCTTGGTTTAAGTCCAGCAGTGCCATTTGGCATCTGTGTTATTAcataggtttatttatttaataaatagagTTAACATTGCTAAGCCTTAGAATGAAAAATTTATTCATCAAAAAAAGTTATTATCTACCGTAAGTCAAGCAGTTTGATAAGATTCTAGGAATTAAGTTACAAAATAGGCTACAATCTctgattttattgtttatatctTGATATTCCTTACGGTTTCCAATGTTAAAGCTTTTTTTACCCTCTTTTTAaagtaagaagtaaaactctaaaCACTGAATAGAAATTTTATATGTACTCTCACTTTAAAAGGTATGTTAAATAGCCTTTCTCATCAAATATTTAAGTCCCAACTATGTgtcataagggaaaaaaaattcaagatgtGACACCTGCCCTTTAAAGAAGTGGAGAAAACAGTGCATGTGCTTTAAATGGTGGTGCAGAAAACAACTTGTCTGTGAAATCTGTGGGAGCGGGGCTCTTGGGGGAAGGCATCATGTGCGAGGTCTTAAGGAAAGATTGATAGGGAAGAGAAGGGGTGTGACTGTGGGATGGAGTGCAGGGAGGGATAAAGCTGTGAAAAAGCCAGACAGTAGGGACAGGATCTTGATTTGAGAATGTGGGAACTGGCTGTTTGTTCTCTAGATAGTAGTTCTCAGCTTCACTAGCTTCACTTCTCTCATGTACAACATTCCCACTAGTATCTCTGAGGGATTGAGACAGGAACAAAATTTTGAGGGAAGAGagtatttctttataaaattactTAAGTGAAAATACTTTGGTAGGGAATTTACTGTTTGGGTTTTTGAAATGTATGATTGTATTATATAAATGATGGGAAGATAGGcattatttttgtcttctgaTTGCCAGTTTTTTGCTATCTTTGACATTTTTGCCAAGTctcctttcatctttattttttgagacATCTGCTGTGGACAGTTTGATTTTAGAGAGTTCTCTATTGAAGGATCTGCTAAATAGTAGTTCAGTGACTACAGCCCTAGGATAGTTGTAGAGATTTGTATATTAATATTCCTGATTGATGATACTTATCACTGTCTGTGAATGATGGCATTTCCTCATTATAActgtaaatgtatttattttctctcttcttttgtgcatttttttctggttcatttcttttttcctctcccgTTTACGGTGTGACTCACTTAAAAGTtgtattgaaaaaaaatgtttttttcacaGTGGTTTTTATGGTCCCTCTTCTGTATTCTTTAACCCTTTCATAGTGGTTATGACTTTGGCTACTTAATCAAAATCCTGACCAACTCTAACTTGCCTGAAGAAGAACTTGACTTCTTTGAGATCCTTCGATTGTTTTTTCCTGTCATTTATGATGTGAAGTACCTCATGAAGAGCTGCAAAAATCTCAAAGTAAGTCTTTAAATGGTTTTATTTGTAATCAACACGCTATTCAGAGTGGGTAACTGACTTAAAAGATGCTAGGTTAGATGTTGATTTAAaccttatttttaagttttatattaaaTGCACATTATCTGATTATACATTGTCATCTGATTCCTTTTTTGCATAAAAATAGTTTATAAGAAATCCTTATTCAAAGCTTCATTATATATTTGCAGAATAAGCTTTAGCAAGATTCAAACCAAAGATCATATTCTTATCATTCTTTTGCCACGTTGAATATGAACTAGCACAGAATCTGAGTCTGACACAGAAATGCAAGTTCTCCCTGTCTCCCAACACATGATCAACACATGTAGGAGGAAGTCTCGGGACCATCAGTGTACAGCTAGAGTCAGTCATGTAGCAAAAAGAGTTTCCCCTTCAGCTTATCTTGGAGGTTATATTCTCAGGTCTAGTCATGGGGTCATGTTCCtataaagggattttttttctttttttttccctcctcactACCAACCCATGGACATCATCTTGTTAGTAGTAAGTGCTGGTAATTGGGTAGATCCTATCTAAACAGCAGCTTACATTCTGATGCTTATTACCATGTGTGTAATGATTTGTTACTTCTAAGCATtaattctttcaaaaagaaagtgTCTTTATCAGGAAAAGTGCTCTTAATTTTAGAGTGAATTCACTGCTAGGGGTACAGACTCCTAAAGAACatagtggtttttgtttttacaatgtGTTAGTGCTTAAGGTgtaactcaagaaaaacatttacataAAGTTGTTGCTTCATAGAACCTACATCAAGGCTGATCAAGTTTTCTCCTCCTTGGCTTTTTAGAAGTGCAAGGAGTCATACTTTTAGGAGATGGTGAAACCTTAAAGAGTTTTATGTAGGAAGAAATAATTTAGGAATTGACTTAAGGAAGCTTTGCTTTTGACAGATGAACTGAAAATCCTGAGAAGAAGTCTTTGGGCTGAAGTTCCCTTACCTCATTACAGGATATAGCATACAATCTGGGAAGTTTTTAAGAAATACTACTTCATGTTTGTAGCACCAAAGAAAAGCAGAGTTCTGTGCAATTTGAATAGACTTCTACTGTGACTCAGGTGAACTTACAGTAGGCTGTCCTCATGTCTCTAGACAGGATATCCCCTGAAAGTATTGCATGCTGAGAATCAAGGCCTAAATATTTTTATCTGGCTGtggaaatattctttttaaatttgacatGTCTGAATAGTGACAGTTTCAGCGAACAGAGCACCaaattattattcattatgtGTATGCTGTTGAAAATTTTCTGAGCATATTAGACATTCTGAATATGCCCTGAGTAACTGGAAGTGTTAAAATTTAGGTTGATGACAAAGGTACTTTCTGACGTATAGTCAACCATACTGAATGACTACTCTGTTGCTCTCCTGAGCAGCTGCTAATGATACCTAATCCTTGTGCTGTTTTTAGCCCTGAAGCAACTGCTGTGCAAAGCACTGTTTCAAGCTGTGATGTAGAAAAGGACTAGTTTGCTGGTAGAGGCCTTAGCAGTTTAGAGAGAAATTTCTTTGTGTGAGTTTTGTCGTTGGTCCTgatgtttgtttctttgctttctcttctcccaTTTTCCCCTCTTtattctccttccctctttccttctctattctttcccttcctttctttcaatcTCATTATCTTTCCTTTCTAATCCTAGCAGTATTTACACAGGTGGGTGTTTAGCAGACCCTTCTAAAGGGTTATATTCTTATAAacatactctttttctttttatctaacAAAAACTGTAGTCAAAGATTGATTAGTCATAACAGCTTTGTTTTGTGCACATTATTTAAATGAGCTGTTTAGAGATATTTAGATGAAACTTTTTATATGAAGCTTAAGAAAATTTATAAAGTACCTGCCTACAGTCCATTTTATAAGAATTGATGGATGGAGAGATGGCCTGTGAGTGTACTCAGTAAACATTAGCCTGTGTTACCTTGTATATGATCTGGTGCCCCCATATCTTGAGGGAAATTACTTGCCATCACATCCCTTAAAGGGTATGATGAAGATAAATTTCCCCAATTAAGATCTCATTTTCTATTGAATTATAAACATCTCCCACATTCAACAAATGCATCAGTGATTCACATTCTCTTATTTTCTGCTGATCTTCATAAGGTCCATCTTTATTGAAACTCATTGCTGTTTTGATCATTGTCTATGTTATGTAATTTTTGAATCCAGATGTtgcaatgtttttcttttgacaagcaatttttctttcttgtaggGTGGTTTACAGGAAGTTGCTGAACAGTTAGAGCTGGAACGGATAGGACCGCAGCATCAGGCAGGATCTGACTCACTGCTCACAGGAATGGCCTTCTTCAAAATGAGAGAAGTATGAAGACATCAGTGCCTTTTTCTCAGTTGGTTGTTAGGTTGAGAACATTAAAATATAATGGCAAAAGTTTCAGGGGCAATAAGTACATACTAAGTGAAGATATAATTACAGTTGCCATATAAGTCATATCCACCACACTTGAATGAAAGTAATCAAAAATGAGTCATCTTGAAATGCAgttcagaaggaaaagaagaaaataagttcTTAGTAGAATACGAAACTTAAACTACCTTAGAAATTATGTAGGTCCAACCATGTTATTTCTTAGATGAGGAAGCCGAGGCTAGAGGCCAGTAGCGTTTATCCAAGGTTATATACATTAATAGGGGAACTCCAGAGTACTTCCTGTTAATCACATTAGCATTGCTTCTGTCAAGtcaagggaagtcgctcagtcgtgtccgactctttgcgaccccatggactgtagcccaccaggctcctccacccatgggattctccaggcaagaatactggagtgggttgccatttccttctcaaggaatCCATATAATTAAGTTTTCCCTGGCACTGTCTTTTCTTAGGTATTAAACTGTTGCCGTACTTCAGTACTTTGAGGATTTACAGAGTAGGACTCAGGCTGTTTAGTAGATTCTTATAAAAAGGTTTTGAATTCTAAAGAGGTTAAATAAATCTGAAATAGTAGGTAAGTCAAAAATCATGTTGGGCAGACATTCCTTAAGAGGCAAAAGGCAGAGAGAAGTTCTTCAAGTATAAAGAAGTCAGTTACAGAAAAGTGAAATTTAATGAATCCAAGTCTACTCTTAGGTTAAGTGATGGGCATAGGTGTACTTAatagataaatggaaagaaaagaaagccagttATGTGAAAAGAAAACAGTGGACATTTTTGCTTACAAAAACGTTTTCCTTTTTGCAAAATACTGTAGAATTCATTAGAGGATATCCTCTTAGACATTAAAGAAATGACTGAGGATAATTCTGGGAATTTAGAACTTTTAgtagaaatatattaataatacgTGTAATAGGAAGCATATAGCTATTTTGCCAAGTGGTATTGATTCAGAAGTGATGTGGACTGTGTTCCTGACGAGTAAATATTTTGTACGTCTTCATAGTGCTCCATTAGAGAATTACAAGACAACCTTTTGCGTTCTCAGCTTTGCGTTTAAAAATACGCCTTGATGGTTTGGTTAACAGTGGATTCTCTGCTATTAAtttgttatctttatttttcttggctttaTTAAGGATAATAACCTAATGTGAATGTTCAGATTTTGCTGTCCAGAcatgtttggggtttgtttttagCCAAAAGTCTTGGCCTTTCACATAGACTTAAGGCTACTTATAAACCTTAGCCCCTTCCCCAACCCATTATTggctatttttattcattctcatGATTAAGTATTATTAAATTAATGGACTAAAAATGCCTgccatttttccattttacaaattctCATAAAATGGTCTGAGTGTTAATAGGAAAGGCATTGTGTTTATATAGTTTTTGGTagtctttttctttgatttcttttgaactctgtacTTCTTAAGAACATCAGTCTTATATGTTTAATTTAAATGTGTGGCTTCAGAGGAGCACCATAGATAAGAGCTGTCATAGTTAAGGAATAGTCAGTACTTACATTGATGAAATAATAAATTACCAGTCATACCTTTTggttaaaattatctttttttttttttccttccaaaattcCTTTTTAGATGTTCTTTGAAGATCATATTGATGATGCCAAATATTGTGGTCATTTGTATGGCCTTGGTTCTGGTTCATCCTATGTACAGAATGGCACAGGGAATGCATATGAAGAGGAAGCCAGCAAGCAGTCATGACATGAAATagttctcttatttttattttatttgagataCACACATGCTTGTATATAGGTTTTATCTCTGGTTGAATCCCTTGAACAGTagacattactttttttttttcttcatagcttatttttctgcctttcagCACTAAGTATCTACCATTCCTATCTCAGATcttaataaatagaaaagtatTCAGGTTCAATCCGGCCTTAAATACACTTGTTAGTAGGCGTGTGTGAGTGGGGAAAGCTACATGGTATTGAATACTTTGATAAACTTCAGCTACTTGAGCTTGGTTTGTTTTTTCCCGTTCCTAAATTAACTAGCACTGACTGTAATTTATTTCCCTGTTTCATGTCTCCCTTCCATTCTGCAGGAGTTTTAGCTATTTGAGATTGTGGACCATCAATTTTGCACTTTAGAGAGTGATTCTGTCTCAAATCCTCTGTTTTATCAGCAGTTTTGGTTTTCCTTGCTCTGTGCTGGAAAAATGACCATCTGCCAACTTTTAccatatttacttgtttttgacCCATGGAATATAGCACATGCACTGTGCAAATGGTTGAATCAGCAggactacaaaaaagaaaagacaaaaaactaCTGAGGAGCTTAGTAACTGCTGTTTCTGTGCATAGTAGTTAATCTTCCAAGCACATCTAGTGTCTGTCCGTTTCTAATTGGCATGTGTGTAGGCTGCTCTGTGACTGAAGTGTttttcaaaccagctttacacCCTTCAGGAAAAATCCTTTGTGATTGGACATTTAATGTCTGCCGGGAAACTGGTACCCAAGATGTTGAAGCTGCAGTTATTTTATGATAGCACACTTCCCTTATCTGCTTCTTTTTATTCCATCTCTGTTtacccttattttaaaaaattttagagcCATATTTACAATGCTCTTGATTTGTTGATTCCACAAATCAGTTTCATTCAAATTCAAAGATTGCCAAGTCTTTAGGTATATTTTGTACcaaattaaattacaaaaaatttGAGCTTTCATAGTTGCTACAAAGATAAATAATGGAGAAATTTGGTGCAAAacaacataatataaaattatatatttattagctATATACAGTATAGCTAATAAAACTACCTGAGGAGTGtaatgcttgtttatttttttgtgtatatctttgcaatctattttatatatattgacaAAAGAGACTGTGAAATATTTAGCCATGTGGAATATGTGACCAGACCAGAGCATGCGTAGGAAGGCATTTTGGTAATAATTAACTGCCCTGAAATGACGGACTACAAGTTATGATGTGTGTCATCTGCACTTCACTCGGTAATATTAGCAAATCTCCAAATGTTAGCCACATTCGTttgtttcccttgtatgttgttTATTCATGATACTTCAATGCTGTAACTGGGTGGTCCTTTTTAAACATTTGCGAAACAGAgggattatttgtttttaaagcttttgtaaataaaggctTCAGAAATGTTTTCTTATATATGTTGGTGACTGgtaattttgttttagaaatatttgggatattgtgggtttttgtttttaaatatcgGCAACTGAACAGAACTCAGTAATTTCATTTACTACATGATTTTTAATgtcttaattgaaaaaaatcaacctGAGCCTTCTTCACGACAACAGTGTTCACTTGTTTTTTTTATGCATACCTCTACCAAATGTTAAGACCTGACTTCCGACTCCCCTTTGCAGGGATGCATTTATTCTGAAAGACAAAAGTAAATGCATTTGATCTAACTTACTGTGGCTTCCTTTTAAAGTCAATACAGCAGGTATCtaattggtttctttttcttttgatcttcacttccttaaaaaaaataattacaaagattGCCTTTTGAATAGCCGTGTAGTTTGTATCCATTTTGGTTTCaagaattaatatattttataacttctaAAAGAAGAGCTATATAATCCTCACTAAATATAGCTTTTGGATCAAAGATATTTGCTTGATCATTTTTTAGTGTTCCTAAGGCATTAATTCTGGACTCACCATATTCTGTTAAATCTACTAGAGCAAGAGTCAGCAAATTACGGCCCATCAACCAAAACCAgcctgctgcctgtttttgtCTGGCCAGTGACATGAGAAtggattttatagtttttaacggttggggaaaaaaagaatatttcttgatgtgtgaaaattatatgaaattcaaagttTAGCGTCCATAAATAAAGGTTATTGGATTGTATCCACATTCATCATTTATGTGCTGTCTGTGGCCATCTTTCCACTTAAGAGGGAAAGTTGAGTGGCTGTTACAGAAACTGCCGAGGGCATTCTTAACATTTCACATTTTCGCCTGGTGAGCTACAAGTCAGTGACAGAGATGATGACCCGACAGCAATTGTTATGCCATGTGAATCTCCGTAccacacattttattatttttttaggttaCCAATTTATACCCACTGTGTCAAAACAAGAAAAGTGCACTTTGAATGGTGTGCTTTTAAGGCACATTGGAGTGTGGATTATATTATCAGATTACAGTCACCTGTGACACTGtaactgccttaaaaaaaaaaagtacaacatATGTTGACATAACCAGACTAAACATTCATCACAATATTCCCAACTCATGGGAGAGAAACAGGAGAATtggaattaaaacttttaaaatggcgTATCTTATAACAGCAGAATTTTCTTCACAAAAATAAAGCTGCAACCAAAGTATGTTTACAAGTGACCCACTTGTTGGCTAAGCAAAGCCGTTTACTGATGGTGAGTTATATATCATGTCTGAATGCGGTAGCCCAAAGAAATACATCCAGAGAAAAGACCGACAGCTTTCTGATGAGAACAGTTCCTTGAAGAGTGGGACACGCTGTCAGCAGTTATCTATGGCAAACAAGACATGATGTTGAGTGTTTTTCATAATGAGTCAGATGTTATCAGTACTGCCCAGCTGTTCTTCACTTTTGAGAAATCTGTGCTAAGTTTCAAGTAACCAAAGAATTCGTTTTAATTCTATTAAGAGTCTGGAATAACTACAGGTAATATTTCACACAAGTAGATGACTAAGTCGGTACAAACTGAAGTGGAATGGTATAACTGATGGTGGTAAAAGAAGCATGGAGCAAGAAAAAGTTTAGTTGATCAAATCTAAACACTTGTGACAATGTAAGGTGTTTGGTGGGGACCCGTTTCACTTATGTCATACACCTCTTTTTCCTTCTAACAAGAACAGTATTTATTAATAGCTGGTGTCTTAAACCCCTGCAAAGACCATGTAGCAAAAGCATAAACCAACCAAAAGACCATACCTgaaatgtacatatgtatacagaCTGTCCTTTTGATTCTAGCTGTTCCAGGGCTCGCTCATATCCTCTCCTTCTTGCctaagtaatattttttaaagaactttaaaacatGTTTGCATGTTACACTAAGATTAGTGTgtaatcaattttaaaatgattttaaaacatgtttgcattttaaaaatattcagcttTCACACAATGTTTGGTTAGGTCATTTAAGATACTTTTGATACTAGGCTTCAGGGGCTATACATACTGACAGAAAAAGACATGAAATCTAAATTCTGAAAATAATCTTAGTTTCAGCTGAATAAGCTGAAgctttctgtggtatcagttctTTTAATTCAACATCAGCAGAACTCTACGGcacgttttcttttttcttaaattgattAAGCAGCTTTGCCTGCCAAACAATAACTATTAAGTTCAGGTCAGGCTTGAACTCCTTACATTGTTAAACCTTCCCTGGAAGATGCAACACAAATCAGTTTTCATGAACCATAAAATAATACTGTCCTTTGTGAGCAATGAGGAGCTGTTTTAGCATAAAAGAGAGTTTAAAGTCACTTATCAAAGGCCCCTTTTGGTTTAACTGGtacttagaaataagaaaaaaatattatatatatatagcacattgCTCTTCTCCCCCAAATGTAAACTACAGAAATACTGAGTATTGGCTATGACAAGAATATCAAAGGTCTATGTTTTGGCATTGTCaccggttttgtttttgctgtcaaCTCTCCTGTGGTGAGAGGGTTGCAAgtgatttaaattgtttttattggcATTGGCCAGACTTTGATTTGAACTTTTTGTTGGTAAAGAACAATTAAAGGGTGTCACAGAATGAGCTCTTAGTAACCTAGACTGCATTATGGACAAGAATCCTCTTTACTTATATCCCTTATGGACAAGAATCCTCTTTACTtacatccctttttttttttttggaagatccTATTTCAGAGCCTCCTGCTACACTGAAGATCAGGGTAGATACACAGGGAGATAGCTGTGTATCATCCACAGGAGTTCCTTTCAAACTTGAGTTCAAACTACTCCAACTCGTCCCTTCAGTGCTGTCCACTTGATACAAATCAGGACACTACTGTAAAAGAATAACATCCATTCTGGCAAAGACAAGAGCAAAGTGCA
This window contains:
- the CNOT7 gene encoding CCR4-NOT transcription complex subunit 7, whose translation is MPAATVDHSQRICEVWACNLDEEMKKIRQVIRKYNYVAMDTEFPGVVARPIGEFRSNADYQYQLLRCNVDLLKIIQLGLTFMNEQGEYPPGTSTWQFNFKFNLTEDMYAQDSIELLTTSGIQFKKHEEEGIETQYFAELLMTSGVVLCEGVKWLSFHSGYDFGYLIKILTNSNLPEEELDFFEILRLFFPVIYDVKYLMKSCKNLKGGLQEVAEQLELERIGPQHQAGSDSLLTGMAFFKMREMFFEDHIDDAKYCGHLYGLGSGSSYVQNGTGNAYEEEASKQS